TGATGGCAACACTTTTAGTTGCTAAACAGCATGTAAAAGACATAGAGATATTATCTGATTTAGATAAAATCCATCAAGTTATTTTTCAAATGGCTTTTGAGATTGCTTTAGATGATGAGAATGATTTTAAAGTATTTGATGAGAATGTATCTTGGTTAGAACATCGTATTGATCAAATGGATGAAACTTTAGAAAAACTGACTAAATTTATTCAATTAGATCAAAGTATGGCTGCAGCTTGGTTAAATATGGCTCGTGTTAAAACAAGAACTGCTGAACGTGCACTCATTGAATTAAATGATCATAAAACGCTAAATGAACAGAGCTTAAAATTTATGAATAGACTCTCAGATTATTTGTTTACAGCAGGTAGAATATTTAACTAACAATAAGATAAGTATACTTATCTTATTTTTTTGATTTACAATGTAAGCGGTTTCGTGTTATCATAGTCTTGATGAAAGAAGGTATATATATGGAATTTATAAAAGTCGTTATTTGGGGATTTGGGGCTATGGGACAAGGCATGGCAGATATGTTAATTTCTAAAAAAGGTGTAAACATTGTAGGTGTTTGTGATATTAACAAAAATATCGTTAATAAAAAACTTTCTACGGTTATGCATACTAAATTAGAAAATGATGTTTTGATATCAAGTGATATTGATGAAATCCTAAAATCTAGTAAACCTGATGTAGTTTTACTATGTACAGATAGTTTTGTAAAAGGTGCTTTTCCTAAAATTAAAAAAATAGTAGAACAAAACATCAATGTTATTACAACAGCTGAAGAAATGACTTTTCCATTTGAAAGTCATCCAGAATTATCTAAAGATATGGATGATTTGGCAAAAAAACATAAAGTTACAATTTTAGGCAGTGGCATCAATCCAGGATTTGTTATGGACTTACTTGTCTTGCAATTAACTGGTGCAATGAAAGATGTATCACATATTGATGTTAAAAGAGTGAA
The sequence above is drawn from the Mariniplasma anaerobium genome and encodes:
- a CDS encoding cob(I)yrinic acid a,c-diamide adenosyltransferase, whose product is MKIYTKRGDFGQTDLLRRRVKKNDLYIEVNGQLDEVMATLLVAKQHVKDIEILSDLDKIHQVIFQMAFEIALDDENDFKVFDENVSWLEHRIDQMDETLEKLTKFIQLDQSMAAAWLNMARVKTRTAERALIELNDHKTLNEQSLKFMNRLSDYLFTAGRIFN